A single region of the Coleofasciculus chthonoplastes PCC 7420 genome encodes:
- a CDS encoding DUF423 domain-containing protein — MTRIFLGVAALFGGLSVAAGAFASHALKEKLSERALDIFETGSRYQIYHSLALLIVALLLSRAETPSPPLIAAGIAFIVGIAIFSGSLYALSLSGIKWLGAITPLGGVALILGWGCLAIAAWNFK, encoded by the coding sequence ATGACTCGAATTTTTTTAGGTGTTGCTGCCCTGTTCGGGGGTTTATCTGTCGCCGCTGGAGCTTTTGCTTCTCATGCGTTGAAGGAAAAACTGAGTGAACGGGCTTTAGACATTTTTGAAACGGGTAGTCGTTATCAAATTTATCATTCCCTAGCCTTGCTCATCGTGGCATTGCTGCTTTCTCGCGCTGAAACTCCCTCACCTCCCCTCATCGCCGCTGGAATCGCTTTTATTGTGGGCATCGCTATCTTTTCCGGCAGTCTATACGCCCTGAGTTTAAGTGGTATTAAATGGCTGGGTGCTATTACTCCACTGGGGGGAGTCGCCTTGATCCTGGGATGGGGATGTTTAGCGATCGCAGCGTGGAATTTTAAATAA
- a CDS encoding RNA polymerase sigma factor, whose product MTQQFNHALLPEDPIKRCLKGDCLVCGQLLSHLEHQRRIERIARKNTRGTAVSWEDAAQTAHAKVFQAVMAGKFRQGDVQDFYHWAAMVARFAIIDLVRKEKRQNCISLDQTIPGTDLPLLETIQDELDLLDTVERADLVSRAIDAISVLDKRHPNRGYQRLWYGKVQGKTQVQLAADLGLKTQGAVSKRWRELLEYLAEELGLMQPATIQSEIKATSSQKVQRVRSTQGW is encoded by the coding sequence ATGACTCAGCAATTTAATCACGCTCTTCTTCCTGAAGACCCAATAAAACGCTGTCTCAAGGGAGATTGTCTGGTTTGTGGGCAACTTCTGAGCCACTTGGAACATCAACGAAGAATTGAAAGAATTGCCCGTAAAAATACGAGAGGTACGGCTGTTTCCTGGGAAGATGCTGCCCAAACTGCCCATGCTAAAGTATTTCAAGCTGTAATGGCGGGAAAGTTCCGCCAAGGGGATGTCCAAGACTTCTACCACTGGGCTGCAATGGTGGCACGTTTTGCGATTATTGACTTGGTTCGTAAGGAAAAACGACAAAACTGTATCAGTTTAGACCAAACCATTCCAGGCACGGATTTGCCTTTATTGGAAACGATACAGGATGAGTTGGATTTGTTGGATACTGTAGAACGTGCAGATTTAGTTAGCCGCGCCATTGATGCGATTTCAGTGCTGGATAAACGTCATCCTAATCGGGGTTATCAAAGACTCTGGTATGGTAAAGTACAAGGCAAAACTCAAGTCCAACTGGCTGCTGATTTGGGCTTAAAAACTCAAGGTGCTGTCTCAAAACGTTGGCGCGAGTTATTAGAATACCTTGCTGAAGAGTTAGGATTGATGCAACCTGCAACGATTCAATCTGAAATCAAAGCGACAAGCAGTCAAAAGGTTCAGCGAGTGCGATCAACTCAAGGTTGGTAA
- the lepB gene encoding signal peptidase I, whose amino-acid sequence MSQLQHPSSPSSGKEPWLAANLSLFFPGIGQLYTGKMIRGYSLIITQVGLYALSGWLILSQIGNIFIGEILLLATFALSIWGIFDAYDCAKKANPLSFEKLRTSRKDPWLAVFLSRLVPGVGHLYINRLWLSVLFFTFFVTSLLVQLVPILLKSLVFYHVYIASTVRRERNQMPILCMAIVSILFSIIISMQMLFITTHIADSHVITTNEMNPTLHSGDRVIVDKQTYHFRSPQRQDVVLFLPPEALQDNHFRDAFVQRIIGLPGERVEMQKGIVYINSQPLEENYRQGGSQDAFTPITVPANSYFVLGDNRNHSYDSEDWGFLPRQNILGKVTKRFFPPQRMGIVD is encoded by the coding sequence ATGTCTCAATTGCAGCACCCTTCCTCACCGAGTTCAGGAAAAGAACCTTGGCTAGCGGCTAACTTATCCCTATTTTTTCCCGGAATTGGTCAGCTTTATACCGGAAAGATGATCAGAGGGTATAGTTTAATTATCACTCAAGTCGGGTTATATGCTTTAAGTGGATGGTTAATTTTAAGTCAAATCGGCAATATTTTCATCGGAGAAATTCTATTACTCGCCACATTCGCCTTGAGTATTTGGGGAATATTTGATGCCTATGACTGTGCCAAGAAAGCTAATCCACTAAGTTTTGAGAAACTCAGAACCAGTCGAAAAGATCCATGGCTGGCTGTCTTTCTCTCGCGCCTTGTTCCTGGTGTGGGTCACCTCTATATTAACCGTCTGTGGTTGAGTGTTCTATTCTTTACTTTTTTTGTTACCTCGTTGCTGGTTCAACTCGTGCCGATACTGCTCAAATCTCTGGTTTTTTATCACGTTTATATCGCCTCAACAGTTCGTCGTGAACGAAATCAGATGCCAATTTTATGTATGGCGATTGTCTCTATTCTATTTTCTATCATAATTTCTATGCAAATGTTATTTATTACAACACATATCGCTGATAGTCACGTCATTACCACGAACGAGATGAACCCAACGTTACACAGCGGCGATCGCGTTATTGTGGATAAACAAACCTACCATTTTCGATCCCCGCAACGGCAAGATGTTGTCCTATTTTTACCACCGGAAGCTTTGCAAGACAACCATTTTCGAGACGCCTTTGTTCAGCGAATTATTGGTTTACCTGGAGAACGGGTAGAGATGCAAAAGGGAATCGTTTATATCAATTCTCAGCCTCTGGAAGAGAACTATCGTCAAGGAGGTTCTCAAGATGCCTTTACTCCCATCACCGTTCCCGCCAATTCTTATTTCGTCTTGGGGGATAACCGGAACCACAGCTATGATAGTGAGGATTGGGGGTTTCTTCCCCGACAGAATATTCTGGGAAAGGTGACCAAACGATTTTTCCCTCCCCAACGAATGGGGATCGTTGACTAA
- a CDS encoding transposase, which yields MEKRVFRCDNCGFECDRDLNASLNLQQTSKP from the coding sequence ATTGAAAAGAGAGTTTTTCGGTGCGACAATTGCGGGTTTGAGTGCGACAGAGATTTGAACGCATCGCTCAATTTGCAGCAAACCAGCAAACCGTAG
- the cysC gene encoding adenylyl-sulfate kinase, with the protein MNQRGVTIWFTGLSGAGKTTITQALAKTLQEKECKLEVLDGDIVRQNLTKGLGFSKEDRDENIRRIGFVSHLLTRNGVIVLVSAISPYRAIREEVRQKVGDFLEVYVNAPLATCEERDVKGLYKRARAGEILGFTGIDDPYEPPLNPEVECRTDQEELSESVTKVLQKLEELGYLPKQLAVEGA; encoded by the coding sequence ATGAATCAGCGCGGTGTAACGATATGGTTCACGGGTCTAAGTGGTGCAGGTAAAACCACCATTACCCAAGCATTAGCCAAAACCTTGCAAGAGAAGGAGTGTAAGCTAGAAGTCTTAGACGGCGACATTGTTCGTCAGAATCTCACCAAAGGCTTGGGCTTTAGCAAAGAAGACCGCGACGAAAATATCCGTCGCATTGGTTTTGTGTCTCACCTACTGACCCGCAATGGTGTGATCGTTTTGGTATCGGCTATCTCGCCCTACCGGGCAATTCGAGAAGAGGTACGCCAAAAAGTTGGTGATTTTCTAGAAGTTTATGTTAATGCTCCCCTGGCAACCTGTGAAGAACGAGATGTCAAGGGATTATATAAACGCGCCCGCGCTGGAGAAATTCTTGGGTTTACCGGAATTGATGATCCTTACGAACCACCACTCAACCCCGAAGTGGAATGCCGCACTGATCAGGAAGAGTTATCAGAGAGTGTCACCAAAGTGCTACAAAAATTGGAAGAATTGGGTTATTTGCCCAAGCAACTTGCCGTAGAAGGCGCTTAG
- a CDS encoding aldo/keto reductase, producing the protein MSEKTNRRTFLLTGMAVAGGIVGSAAWKQHQPSASQPQSGSTIAMSVSSTTTMPERMLGNTGVSVPILGLGGAGKTPLSKPNQEAEALAIIQRALELGIRYFDTAASYGPSEDYLGKILPNYRQQVFLASKSAARDRDGAWRELERSLKRLNTDYLDLWQLHHVSFHEELDTIFSSTGAAKAIEEAKAQNLIKYSGITGHHEPDVIAAGLQRYPFDTTLVCINAADKHHPRPFIPTVLPVARKQKVGVIAMKVPAYGRLFKSGALDGMHQALGYTLSQSGVHCAVIAAENVPQLESNVEVASRFQPLDEMELAAIEQRTAASWQTNTFFRAWT; encoded by the coding sequence ATGTCCGAAAAAACCAACCGACGCACATTTCTACTCACGGGTATGGCGGTAGCAGGAGGAATTGTGGGAAGTGCGGCGTGGAAACAACATCAACCCTCGGCTTCCCAGCCGCAGTCAGGCTCAACCATCGCTATGTCAGTCTCTAGCACTACCACAATGCCGGAACGGATGTTAGGGAATACGGGGGTTTCTGTACCTATTTTAGGCTTAGGAGGGGCGGGTAAGACACCCTTATCCAAACCGAACCAGGAAGCGGAGGCGTTGGCGATTATTCAACGGGCGTTAGAATTAGGGATTCGTTACTTTGATACGGCGGCGAGTTATGGACCGAGTGAAGACTATCTCGGTAAAATCTTACCAAACTACCGACAGCAGGTATTTCTCGCCAGTAAAAGCGCCGCCCGCGATCGCGATGGGGCATGGCGGGAGTTAGAGCGATCGCTTAAACGCTTGAATACCGATTATTTGGACTTGTGGCAATTGCATCACGTCTCGTTTCACGAAGAACTCGATACGATTTTTAGTTCAACCGGGGCGGCTAAAGCGATCGAAGAAGCCAAAGCCCAAAACTTAATTAAATACTCTGGGATTACTGGACATCACGAACCCGATGTGATTGCGGCTGGATTGCAGCGTTATCCCTTTGATACTACCCTAGTTTGTATTAATGCGGCGGATAAACATCACCCCCGTCCATTTATTCCCACAGTTTTACCCGTTGCGCGAAAGCAAAAGGTGGGTGTGATTGCCATGAAAGTCCCGGCGTATGGGCGGTTGTTTAAATCCGGTGCTTTAGACGGAATGCACCAGGCGCTGGGATATACTCTCTCTCAATCCGGGGTTCACTGTGCGGTAATTGCGGCAGAAAATGTGCCACAGTTAGAGTCAAATGTGGAAGTCGCCAGCCGTTTTCAGCCGTTGGATGAGATGGAATTGGCGGCGATTGAACAGCGCACGGCGGCGAGTTGGCAGACAAATACATTTTTTAGGGCGTGGACTTAA
- a CDS encoding DUF427 domain-containing protein, with protein sequence MPKAIWNDTVLAESNNCQIVEGNYYFPPDSINQEYFKESSTHTSCPWKGQANYYTIEVDGQQNKDAAWYYPQAKEKAKIFEGYVAFWRGVKVEA encoded by the coding sequence ATGCCTAAAGCTATCTGGAACGATACGGTTCTCGCCGAGAGCAACAACTGTCAAATTGTCGAAGGAAACTATTATTTCCCTCCAGACTCAATCAACCAGGAGTATTTTAAGGAAAGCAGTACCCATACAAGCTGTCCCTGGAAGGGTCAAGCCAATTACTACACCATCGAAGTTGATGGGCAACAGAATAAAGATGCAGCATGGTACTATCCTCAAGCAAAAGAGAAGGCGAAAATTTTTGAGGGCTATGTTGCCTTTTGGAGAGGAGTAAAAGTTGAAGCATAG
- a CDS encoding glucokinase, giving the protein MTLILAGDIGGTKTILRLVEDSDSESLSVLHEARYPSRDFPDLVPIVQTFVSEAGQKLQRKLSIDKACFAIAGPVVNDTSNLTNLAWVLDARRLEEELAIAKITLLNDFAAVGYGILGLEADDLCTLQQVNPQADAPIAVIGAGTGLGQGFLIQNQDRYQVFASEGGHGDFAPRTELEFQLLQYLREKYDIQRISAERVVSGQGIVAVYQFLRDRQFAHESPEIAQVVKTWEREMGRSEKSVDPAAEISQAALQKSDHLSEQTLKMFVEAYGAEAGNLALKLLPYGGLYIAGGIAAKILPLMQDGSFLRTFTEKGRVSPLLENVPVHIVMNPQVGLIGAAICASRL; this is encoded by the coding sequence ATGACATTAATACTGGCAGGAGATATCGGCGGGACTAAAACGATTTTGCGACTGGTGGAGGATTCAGACTCGGAATCGTTATCGGTTCTCCATGAAGCCCGTTATCCTAGCCGGGATTTCCCAGATTTAGTACCGATTGTCCAGACATTTGTATCGGAAGCGGGACAAAAGCTACAACGGAAACTGAGCATTGACAAAGCCTGTTTTGCGATCGCAGGTCCTGTGGTCAACGATACCTCTAACTTGACCAATTTAGCGTGGGTGTTGGACGCTAGACGGTTAGAGGAAGAACTCGCGATCGCGAAAATCACTCTGCTCAATGATTTTGCGGCGGTTGGCTACGGGATTCTCGGTTTAGAGGCGGATGATTTATGTACGCTACAACAGGTTAATCCTCAAGCGGATGCGCCAATTGCGGTCATTGGTGCGGGTACAGGGTTAGGACAAGGATTTCTGATTCAGAACCAGGATAGGTATCAGGTTTTCGCGTCCGAAGGCGGACATGGGGATTTTGCCCCCCGCACTGAACTGGAATTCCAACTTTTACAATATTTACGCGAAAAATACGATATCCAGCGCATTTCCGCCGAACGAGTCGTTTCCGGTCAAGGAATTGTCGCCGTTTACCAGTTTTTGCGCGATCGGCAATTTGCCCACGAATCCCCAGAAATTGCCCAAGTCGTTAAAACCTGGGAACGGGAAATGGGACGCAGTGAGAAAAGTGTTGATCCGGCGGCGGAGATTTCTCAAGCCGCGTTGCAAAAAAGTGACCATCTCAGTGAACAGACCTTGAAAATGTTTGTGGAAGCTTACGGTGCAGAAGCGGGGAATCTGGCGCTCAAACTCTTACCCTACGGGGGGTTATATATTGCTGGCGGGATTGCGGCTAAGATTTTGCCCTTGATGCAGGATGGTAGTTTCTTGCGAACCTTTACGGAAAAAGGTCGGGTCAGTCCCCTGCTGGAAAACGTTCCAGTTCATATTGTGATGAATCCCCAGGTTGGGCTAATTGGTGCAGCAATATGCGCCTCTCGATTGTAA
- a CDS encoding glycoside hydrolase family 10 protein: MKQLVKTLFTAFANGLVAFSRACGHQAWLMFLFMLGLCLALWLPTLAYAQTRLSDIQGNWAQSCIEQLAQQQIIRGYPDGHFQPNAPVTRAEFAAMLGKAFPDAPEIRTGGKFADVPTRHWASQAIRQAYQTGFLAGYPGGLFQPNQPIPRVQALVSLASGLKYVPQQPAAETLTSAFEDASTIPNYSQGAIAAAVENQLVVNYPSVQTFNPNQNASRAEIAAFLCQATQTAELIPSQYIAKVETQVPNSAQAELRGVWLTNIDSQVLFSTQGITNAIQRLDQLNFNTVYPTVWNWGYTLYPSQVAKREIGRAVRLVTPLDESLDPNQGTQGRDMLKEIIEQAHQKDMRVIPWFEFGFMAPADSELAQRHPDWLTQNRQGGKIKQEGSHDRVWLNPFNPEVQQFIQDLVVELVNNYDIDGIQFDDHFGLPFEFGYDPLTVKLYQQEHQGQSPPSDPKNSEWVRWRANKITDYLTQLFRAIKAQKSDVIISLSPNPQDFSYEFYLADWYTWERRGLVEELIVQIYRNDFDRFIAELEQPEVQAARRHIPVGIGILAGLKNKPISLSQIQKQVEAVRQRGFAGVSFFFYETLWDNAPESSPQRQAAFQALFPLPARSPEISADWDVSD, from the coding sequence ATGAAACAGTTGGTCAAAACCTTATTTACAGCCTTTGCCAATGGGCTAGTTGCTTTTAGCCGTGCTTGTGGGCATCAGGCTTGGTTAATGTTTCTGTTTATGTTGGGTTTGTGTTTAGCCTTATGGCTGCCAACCCTAGCTTACGCTCAAACGCGGCTGAGTGATATCCAAGGAAATTGGGCGCAATCGTGCATTGAACAGTTAGCACAGCAGCAGATTATTCGTGGTTATCCAGATGGTCATTTTCAACCCAATGCCCCTGTAACTAGGGCTGAATTTGCCGCCATGCTAGGTAAAGCCTTTCCAGATGCGCCAGAGATACGCACGGGCGGAAAGTTTGCTGATGTGCCAACTCGACACTGGGCAAGTCAAGCGATTCGCCAAGCCTATCAAACCGGATTTTTAGCGGGTTATCCGGGTGGACTATTCCAACCCAATCAACCGATCCCCCGTGTGCAAGCCTTAGTTTCTTTAGCCAGTGGGTTGAAGTATGTTCCCCAGCAACCTGCCGCTGAAACCTTGACATCAGCATTTGAAGATGCTAGCACGATTCCCAATTATTCCCAAGGCGCGATCGCAGCCGCTGTAGAAAACCAGCTTGTAGTTAATTATCCCAGCGTGCAAACCTTTAACCCGAACCAAAATGCGAGTCGGGCTGAAATTGCCGCTTTTTTGTGCCAAGCGACTCAAACCGCTGAGTTGATCCCCTCCCAGTACATTGCCAAAGTCGAGACTCAAGTCCCCAATTCGGCTCAAGCTGAGTTACGTGGGGTGTGGCTGACGAATATTGATAGCCAAGTCTTATTTTCCACTCAAGGCATTACCAACGCCATTCAACGCCTAGATCAACTCAACTTCAACACCGTCTATCCCACCGTTTGGAATTGGGGCTATACCCTCTACCCTAGTCAAGTGGCTAAACGGGAAATTGGGCGGGCGGTAAGGCTAGTGACTCCCTTAGATGAATCCCTTGATCCCAATCAGGGAACCCAAGGACGAGATATGCTCAAGGAAATCATCGAACAAGCCCATCAAAAGGATATGAGGGTGATTCCCTGGTTTGAATTTGGATTTATGGCACCAGCTGACTCGGAGTTAGCCCAACGTCACCCCGATTGGCTGACGCAAAATCGCCAAGGTGGGAAGATTAAACAAGAAGGAAGTCACGATCGCGTTTGGCTGAATCCCTTTAACCCGGAAGTGCAGCAGTTTATCCAGGATTTAGTCGTCGAGTTAGTCAACAACTATGATATTGATGGGATTCAATTCGACGATCATTTCGGCTTGCCCTTTGAGTTTGGTTATGATCCCTTGACCGTTAAGCTCTATCAACAAGAGCATCAAGGTCAATCACCCCCCAGTGATCCCAAAAACTCAGAATGGGTACGCTGGCGGGCGAACAAAATTACGGACTACTTAACCCAACTTTTCCGAGCGATTAAAGCGCAAAAGTCGGATGTGATTATCTCCCTGTCTCCCAATCCTCAAGATTTTTCCTATGAATTCTATCTCGCCGATTGGTATACCTGGGAACGTCGTGGTTTGGTTGAAGAGTTGATCGTACAGATTTATCGGAATGACTTTGATCGGTTTATTGCAGAACTCGAACAGCCGGAAGTCCAGGCGGCGCGGCGTCATATCCCTGTAGGGATCGGGATTTTAGCCGGATTAAAAAATAAGCCGATTTCGTTATCACAAATTCAAAAGCAAGTCGAAGCTGTGCGTCAGCGAGGATTTGCTGGGGTGTCATTCTTTTTCTACGAAACCCTGTGGGACAACGCGCCCGAATCCTCACCCCAGCGTCAGGCAGCGTTTCAGGCACTCTTTCCCCTACCTGCGCGATCGCCAGAAATTTCAGCGGATTGGGACGTCTCGGATTAG
- a CDS encoding GAF domain-containing protein: MSNHQDLSCILTEMLIEIAQCFKKIIRVDRVNIFLLDRYDPEQCLVLTPNSSQPKELRIPNSTGIGGIANLQSFVENPFECQFYREEHGIKLPRSFDYIVYNLLSLPLANKQKNIVAFVQLINKLKPEASPDQPIEKTIDNHGFTQDDEKRFYQASAWIRSTVERCQALYAEIKKQEVFIGFIKAIHTISQGGLNFDAIRQLIIQEANELMNADRSRLWLIDQERQELWTRVETEEGSPYEKRHGIGVGFVGKVAESGKALNIPFDLYIHPGVDRIKKSDCHTGYRTCSLLYMPILTPDNEVLGVLELINKKKRGYFPAYDPDSWPIPPDIFKASFSQADQQLMAAFALQVGIALQNSRQFASLKQQEQIQQLILKTLDNGVIYTDATGRIITVNEKAHQLLKSDDKDGVEGSWIGDFIQVKESDFAHLVQGALTEHQDYHAPHTVIARDQEQPIDLSIRSIAENNGSHHFYGLVVVLKEINSTSSTQLPTYHQVSQELTQEFLRKYDIQLFAHPNVAILCADIQGYTSLMDDMEAETVVSMLNHYCELMVETVLKYQGTLNQYIGDALIAVFDTSLAVSDRAWYAVQAAIDMRQQLAEFNRNHLTPHQPMPRLGIGIHAGRIHLSQNGFQPPLSGDIVNFTSLLEQVSRDYGCDIIISETIYKHCRDRVWVRELDRLPVKSKPQSLAIYELMGLRSQSLSSQQEQIIDHYEKGRRYYLNHQFALAIGEFSQVLEMDGADKAARLHIQRCLYWLDSPPPPDWDGVWTLSVEAPL, encoded by the coding sequence ATGTCAAATCACCAGGACTTAAGTTGTATATTAACAGAAATGTTAATAGAAATAGCTCAATGCTTCAAGAAAATTATCCGTGTTGATCGGGTTAATATTTTTTTATTAGACCGATATGATCCGGAGCAGTGTCTCGTTTTAACGCCGAACTCTTCTCAACCGAAAGAGTTAAGAATTCCCAATTCTACAGGGATTGGCGGAATTGCCAATTTGCAGAGTTTTGTAGAAAATCCTTTTGAATGTCAGTTTTACCGTGAAGAACACGGCATAAAGCTACCGCGATCCTTTGATTATATCGTTTATAATTTATTATCTCTACCTTTAGCTAATAAACAAAAAAACATCGTTGCCTTCGTTCAATTAATTAACAAATTAAAACCAGAGGCTAGCCCCGATCAGCCTATAGAAAAGACGATTGACAATCATGGATTTACTCAAGACGATGAAAAGCGATTTTATCAGGCAAGTGCGTGGATTCGTTCAACAGTTGAGCGATGTCAGGCGCTTTATGCAGAAATTAAAAAACAAGAGGTTTTTATTGGCTTTATTAAAGCCATTCATACGATTAGCCAAGGCGGACTAAACTTTGATGCGATCCGTCAGCTTATTATTCAAGAAGCCAATGAATTAATGAATGCCGATCGCAGTCGCTTATGGCTAATCGATCAGGAACGTCAGGAACTGTGGACAAGGGTGGAAACAGAGGAAGGTTCTCCTTACGAGAAGCGCCACGGGATTGGGGTTGGCTTTGTTGGTAAAGTAGCTGAGTCGGGAAAAGCCTTAAATATTCCCTTTGACCTCTATATCCACCCTGGTGTTGATCGGATCAAAAAAAGCGATTGCCATACCGGATATCGTACCTGTAGTTTACTCTATATGCCTATTTTGACACCGGATAACGAAGTCTTAGGTGTCCTTGAATTAATTAATAAAAAGAAACGGGGATATTTTCCCGCGTATGATCCCGATAGTTGGCCCATTCCACCGGATATATTTAAAGCAAGTTTTAGTCAAGCCGATCAACAATTAATGGCAGCCTTTGCGCTGCAAGTGGGGATTGCATTACAAAATTCTCGCCAATTCGCATCGCTTAAACAACAGGAACAGATTCAACAGCTTATTTTAAAGACGCTAGATAATGGCGTGATTTATACCGATGCAACGGGGCGAATTATTACTGTCAACGAAAAAGCGCATCAGCTTCTCAAAAGCGATGATAAAGATGGGGTGGAAGGGAGTTGGATTGGTGATTTTATTCAGGTTAAAGAGAGTGATTTTGCTCATTTAGTCCAAGGCGCTTTAACGGAACATCAGGACTATCACGCTCCTCATACAGTTATTGCCCGTGATCAGGAACAACCGATTGATTTATCGATTCGGTCGATCGCCGAGAACAACGGATCTCATCATTTTTATGGACTCGTCGTCGTTCTCAAAGAAATTAATTCCACGAGTTCCACTCAACTCCCTACCTATCACCAAGTCAGCCAGGAACTCACCCAGGAATTTTTGAGAAAATATGATATCCAGTTATTTGCCCACCCCAATGTGGCGATTTTATGTGCCGATATTCAAGGCTATACCAGCTTGATGGACGACATGGAAGCAGAAACCGTTGTTTCCATGCTCAATCACTATTGTGAACTGATGGTGGAGACTGTCTTGAAGTATCAAGGCACTTTAAATCAATATATTGGTGATGCATTAATTGCTGTCTTTGATACCTCCTTAGCCGTAAGCGATCGCGCCTGGTATGCGGTACAAGCAGCGATAGACATGCGCCAACAGTTAGCCGAGTTTAATCGTAATCATTTGACACCCCATCAGCCAATGCCGCGCCTGGGGATTGGTATTCATGCAGGGAGAATCCATCTGAGTCAAAATGGTTTTCAACCCCCATTGTCTGGGGATATTGTCAACTTTACCTCATTACTCGAACAAGTCAGTCGCGATTATGGCTGCGACATTATTATTAGCGAAACGATTTATAAACATTGTCGCGATCGCGTCTGGGTACGGGAACTGGATCGCCTCCCGGTGAAGAGTAAACCCCAATCCCTTGCCATATATGAACTAATGGGACTTCGTTCCCAATCCCTTTCGAGTCAGCAAGAACAAATTATTGACCATTATGAAAAAGGGCGTCGCTATTACCTAAACCACCAATTTGCCCTGGCAATTGGTGAATTTTCCCAGGTTTTGGAGATGGATGGCGCTGATAAGGCGGCGAGATTACATATCCAGCGCTGTTTGTATTGGCTAGACTCGCCACCGCCTCCTGATTGGGATGGGGTGTGGACATTAAGTGTTGAGGCACCATTGTAG
- a CDS encoding DUF938 domain-containing protein: MSTTDDARQYAPATQRNREPILEILRRVLPAKGTVLEVASGTGEHAVFFAPRLKPRQWLPSDANPLMRASIADWSAYEPADNLYPPLDIDVQTPSWSVEKESPVDWETSPLKAIVSINLIHIAPWSACLGLIAGASRLLPPGGVLYLYGPFKRNGQHTAASNAAFDASLQASNPDWGVRDLEDVVAIAQDQHLVLEQIYPMPANNLSVVFHHT, from the coding sequence ATGAGTACAACGGACGATGCACGGCAATATGCACCTGCGACTCAACGCAACCGCGAACCGATTCTTGAGATTCTACGTCGCGTACTGCCTGCAAAAGGTACAGTTTTAGAAGTTGCTAGTGGCACAGGGGAACATGCTGTTTTCTTTGCCCCACGTCTAAAGCCACGTCAATGGTTACCTTCTGATGCCAATCCTCTCATGCGTGCCAGTATTGCAGACTGGTCTGCTTACGAACCTGCTGATAATCTTTACCCACCCTTAGATATTGATGTGCAGACACCGAGTTGGTCTGTAGAGAAGGAGTCACCTGTTGATTGGGAAACCTCACCGTTGAAGGCGATAGTCAGCATTAATTTGATTCACATCGCCCCTTGGTCAGCGTGCTTGGGACTGATAGCCGGGGCAAGTCGTCTGCTTCCTCCAGGGGGTGTTCTCTATTTATATGGCCCATTCAAGCGCAATGGACAGCATACTGCTGCCAGTAATGCTGCCTTTGATGCCTCGTTGCAGGCGTCCAACCCCGACTGGGGTGTGCGTGACCTTGAGGATGTTGTGGCAATCGCCCAAGATCAGCATCTAGTCTTAGAGCAAATCTACCCGATGCCTGCGAACAATCTTTCAGTCGTCTTTCATCATACTTGA